In Nicotiana tabacum cultivar K326 chromosome 19, ASM71507v2, whole genome shotgun sequence, one DNA window encodes the following:
- the LOC142173760 gene encoding putative mitochondrial protein AtMg00300 translates to MFDGITKNIECWHVPRIKRNLISLSTLDDQGYKFHSENGTLKVCKGFMVLMKGKLYSKLYYLQASVVEGKAIIASGKRDLNQSQLWHLRLGHMSDKGLSLLSKQNLLNGYKNQVLNFFEHCVFGQQTRVKLSKKAEHKTKDKLDYIHSDLWGPNRVSSKSGALLNGRRWLRGRHKEKLSVVELTMGWNFAILSSIMSVVERA, encoded by the coding sequence ATGTTCGATGGAATTACCAAAAACATTGAGTGTTGGCATGTTCCTCGGATAAAGagaaatttgatttctctttcgaCTTTGGATGATCAAGGGTATAAGTTTCACTCCGAGAATGGAACACTTAAAGTGTGTAAAGGCTTCATGGTACTCATGAAGGGTAAACTGTATTCTAAATTGTATTATCTCCAGGCCAGTGTAGTTGAAGGGAAAGCTATTATAGCTTCTGGGAAAAGGGATCTGAATCAGTCTCAGCTGTGGCACTTACGACTTGGTCATATGAGTGATAAGGGATTGTCTTTGTTGAGTAAGCAGAATTTGCTGAATGGGTACAAAAatcaagttttgaatttttttgagcATTGTGTGTTTGGTCAACAGACAAGGGTAAAGCTCAGCAAGAAGGCAGAGCACAAGACCAAAGACAAGTTAGATTATATACATTCAGACTTGTGGGGTCCAAATAGAGTTTCCTCCAAGAGTGGTGCTTTgttaaatggaagacgatggttgaGAGGCAGACATAAAGAAAAGTTAAGTGTCGTCGAACTGACAATGGGTTGGAATTTTGCTATTCTGAGTTCAATAATGTCTGTAGTAGAGAGAGCATAG
- the LOC107790562 gene encoding putative WRKY transcription factor 12 — MERGEERELTNYDLQVSFSAPPSHANNIHDLGFVHFADHNQMMSFLAPPSSHSQLSSQLPQPLQAAATTTVTPPTTTTNATVAAASNNISSALGFNHNELVNRPSWNNNQVETLDPKIVNDENCSGNASEGNNSWWKNSSSDKGKVKIRRKLREPRFCFQTRSDIDVLDDGYKWRKYGQKVVKNSLHPRSYYRCTHSNCRVKKRVERLSEDCRMVITTYEGRHNHSPSDDSNSSEHDCFTSF; from the exons ATGGAAAGGGGTGAAGAAAGGGAGCTAACCAACTATGACTTACAAGTATCTTTCTCAGCACCTCCTTCTCATGCCAATAATATCCATGATTTGGGGTTTGTACACTTTGCAGATCATAACCAGATGATGAGCTTCTTAGCTCCTCCTTCCTCACACTCACAACTGTCTTCTCAACTACCTCAGCCTCTACAAGCTGCTGCCACCACCACCGTCACGCCTCCCACCACCACCACAAACGCCACCGTTGCAGCCGCCTCAAATAACATTAGCAGTGCCCTAGGGTTTAACCACAACGAACTTGTCAATAGACCTTCTTGGAATAACAATCAG GTGGAAACACTAGATCCCAAGATTGTTAATGACGAAAATTGCAGCGGTAATGCCAGCGAGGGTAACAATTCATG GTGGAAGAATTCATCTTCAGACAAAGGAAAGGTGAAGATAAGGAGAAAGCTAAGAGAACCAAGGTTTTGTTTCCAAACAAGGAGTGATATTGATGTTCTTGATGATGGATATAAATGGAGAAAATATGGCCAAAAAGTTGTCAAGAACAGCCTTCATCCCAG GAGTTACTATAGATGTACACATAGTAATTGCCGAGTGAAGAAGAGAGTTGAAAGGCTTTCAGAAGATTGCCGTATGGTAATAACAACCTATGAAGGTAGACATAACCATTCTCCTTCTGATGATTCAAACTCTTCCGAACATGATTGTTTCACCTCTTTCTAG